AGAACGGTACAGGAGACACCAACGACCTCTGGCAGATTGAGGTGTGTGGAGGTCGGAAGGGTGACCTGGTGAAGGTGCTGCGCAGCAAAGTCCGCTTTCTGCACAGAGCTACCGGTTGTGTGCTTTACTCCTCTGGCAAGACTCTTCCCAAGTGGTAAGAATGGCCTTATCTACTCTGACCTGTCATAGTTTTTAAAGATtcattcttgtgtgtgtgtgtgtgtgtactgtggaAGCTGACTGCGGGTCTTGTTTGTGTTCAGGGGCTGGGAACAGGTGGAGATGACCTGTAGTCCCTACTTGAAGGAGACTCCAAGCTCTCAGTGGAACATTGAAGATCACATCAATCCCAAATGTATGATACACATTTCCTTCTGCTCCTATGCTTTTTTCCCACATTTAGATGTCCAGCATTAACCAACACACTGTTTCTCCTTGTATGTTTTGACAGTGCCCAACATCAGCCTGTCCGTGCTGAAGCCCCACTTTCTGGAGATATTACTGGAGTCCCACATTGTTATGATAAGAGTATGGATCCATGAGATAAATCCATCTGTTAATTAATGAATATGTTTTAACTGAAGTGATTGTTGTAACAAAACATGTATCTTTACAGGGCAACAGCGGTTTAAAGCCCAAAGACAATGAAATGAACTCAAAACCCTGGCACTGGCCCATCAACTATCAGGTACACTGCATGATATGTAGTATAGTTTTATGGTATAACCATTAAGTGCATAGTTAAGTTTACTATCTGCATATGttcttgttgtatttttgttaagGGACTGAGATTTTCTGGAGTGAATGAAACAGAGTATCGTGTTTACCTGCTGGGGAACCCTGTAAGTCTGTCTTTAGCTTCATTCATGTCCATGTGGTATTGTAGGTTTTGTTCTGTCAGTgcacactgtgattaaaaactCTTTCTTAGGTGGTCTGGTGGATTAATCTGGCCAGTTTGGGATTGTATCTGATCATGGTGGCAGTAGCCTCTATCGCCCTCCATAGAGGTGTCTCAGTGGACCAGAAACGAAGAGGTAGGATTATTAACACTGGTTTCATCTCATTGTAGACTTTACCGTCAAATGAATCAACATTTTGTTCttgctgtgtgtttcagagcaCTCCTCTGTTCtcatgagaggaggaggactctTACTCCTCGGCTGGCTGCTGCACTATGCACCTTTCTACACGATGGGCCGTATCCTCTACTACCATCACTACTTCCCTGCCATGCTCTTCAGCACCATGCTAACAGGTACCCTTTACATTATGCCTATTTCTTCTATAGACAGAAGATACAGAAGCGGTCATGTTGGTTGAAGCATTCTCTTGGTTTCTCACAGGAATCACATTAGACATCCTGCTAAAGAgtgctgatctgctgctccgcCCACCTtactgtgattggctgcagaGAATCGGGCAGATTTTACTTGTGTTTAGTGTTCTTTACAGGTGAGTCGTAAACAGTATATCATCTGCGTGTGACTTTAATTAGGTCTGTTGTGGTTATGCATCTATTGCTTATGCCCACTTTTTCTTATTAATCTCATCAAAATGCCTTTCAATAGCCCCAATAAACATTCCTGCACTTATTCTGTCTGCTGTGGGTTGACATATAGCTGAAGAAAGTGATTGTGATGTAAAAATGCTTATTGGCTTGCTTGCCAAGATGTCTGTACACTAAATTAGAAGCTGACTGGAAGCAGGGGCAAGCTTCTTCCCTGGCTTTAtctgaaggagaaagaaaagactgCCCCTAAAGCTTACTATTTAACTTGTTATATCTTTTGTTAAGGATTAACAGAAAATGAGATATATCatattaattagtgagcttAAAGGCAGAAAGAGCCAGACTAGCGATTTCCCCCGCTTCcatttttatgctaagctaagctaatcatgTCCTGATTAtaacttcatatttaatgtttaaacatGATATAGGTATTGATCATCTCCCTTTCTTGCCAACAGTTAGATGAGATTCTCATTTAGTGATTTGAGATGACTTTGTAACATGTAAAGTTTAAATATGCTTCCTTTTGTGTAACTTATTTGTATCTGTTCTTCGTTAGTTTCTGCCTGTTCCATCCGCTCACCTATGGCATGACGGGGCCTCTGGCACACGAGCCAGGCAGCTCCATGGCTGGCCTGAAGTGGATGGACTCCTGGGAATTCTAGACAGCTTTGCATGAAGATGACACTAATGATGATGAGTGATATATAGCAAATGTTCTGAATATAAGGAACATTGTTTACAGATAGAAATAAGATTTCAAAGGTACTGTACACACTACAATAGTATCCCTACCTGCCCAAGTATTTATGTCTCATTTCCAAGTGTTTTAGTTTATGATGTATGTATAAGATGGACTTGAACCAGTGCAATATGAAAGACGTGGAGGTTTTGAGAAGAAGGATCTAGACACTAATCAACACCAAACTGCCTTAACTCATAACACAGATCACATTCAGGATTTATATTGTATGTCACAATAATAAGCTAAAGTGCCTCCAAGGAGCTAGTGAAAGTACATCCTGAAATGTGTTGATAATACATTTCTTTGCTCAACAAATTCAGTGAAAATCCtttttatacataataatagGCTATAAAAGACTGTATTGACGTTAGTGCTCGgtatttttgtattgtatttagcCATTAGTGCTGTCTGGTACTGGCTTTGTTTTTGACCTTAAGACTACTGCTGGCTCTGGTGATCAATAAACTGTTATTCTTGTAGCCTGTGCTTTCTCATGCTCCTACAGTATAAACAACATTTAATCCTCTTCAGTAGCAACACAAAATTAATTTTCAGTTTGGACCACAGAAACTGACctgttgtcttttttctgtAGACAgtggtttttttatttttttttattttctcttgcagaAAAATCGTAGTTAACCAGAAAGGCTTCACTGATATTAAAAATTGTGTAGGCCAAGATGGGCAGTAACGGAGAGTTACAGACTCTACATAACACTAAGTTAGATAGCAAAAGCTTATACAAttcaattaaacattaaattatagACACAATGCAATTGGCACCTTAAAGTAATCAAAGAATTGCCTCAAACCTTAAAATAGGCTATAAAATCAATCTGGATAGCTCCATTATCTGTTCTGttcataaattaattttaatttgagGATCTCTATACCTTTTGGGTCTGGTGATGtataataaaactataatttcTATGAAAATTAGATGACTTCCATTAGGAATCTTAATTATTTCTGTGTCTAAAATTACTCAGATTTACTCAGTAGTATAAGATATTTTTTGTATTCTCGTAGCCAAAAGATATGGTTGTGTGGTAGATATTATTGTAACTGACCCCATCCAGCCATAATACAACCTAGTATGTATCTAGTATATAGCTTTACCTGTATGGAGCACACAAATGTATcagcataaataaatgaaaaataaatacattgtggTCATAAAATGAACatacttaaaataatgtatttgatttattttcaacatttcaatTTATAATCTTTCATTTAAGccattcattcatgtattcattcattcattcattcattcatttatgcaTGCTTACATCAGTTTTTGTCCCCCATACACCTGGACCAGAGCGATAGATAGAACATCTATAGTAGATCTATCTGTCGCTCTGACCTGGACGCTACATTATTAGAATAAACCAAAGGGAATAAATCAGCCGGCCGCCTGGTGGCAGATCTGTTGAACTACATCAGTACGCGTCAACTCTGAGGACGCCTGCTGCCATTGGCTGCCGTACGTCACGTGTTTATACTGAAGATGGCGTCTCCAAATGGAGGTAAATTCTAATTCCTTACGCTGCTATGCCGTGTATAAACTGGACATTTGACATTAATAAGGGCACTAAATCGGTCACTATTCTTATTCTGTCGTACCTGAACATCCTAAGGCGAGGGAGTACACATGTTGGCTCAGTATTCATAGTGTTTGGAGATGTTTCCCGTTGGCTACAGCCTTCACTAGCCTCACTGTTTAGTCCAGAGTAGACGAGCAACCTAAACGTCTTCGTACAGTTTGACACCTATAGCTCAGCTACAAACATAAAGATACTGTCTGAAACCTGCTTCTGTGTAGCAAACAGACTACACTTTGTTATGATATGGGTTAACAGTAACAGTCTAATGATTAATAACATCGTTACAATTCACTTGCTTATGTTATTTGCATGTGACGTTGTTGTTATTACTGCATAGTTGTGCGTTTTAACAGTAAAGCACTCTAATAATACAACATTATTAAACCCACAAGTTGTCTTATTATCAGGTGACTATCAATTGTATGTCAGTCTATACACAGGTACCATATACACtttgcattattatttatttttctcttcttagagttatttttatataatacGTTTTGTATATGATACATGTTTATGTGCTTCGGCTTTGTTTTGCATGTGACATTCAGTATATAGTGTTAAACCATGTCCTAAACATGTCACCATAATGTTGTATGTTATCTTTATGGAAATGGACAATATTATGTCAGACAATAACCAACATTATACTGTCATAATTATGCAGTGTCAAATCATATATAATCTGGACATTTTGCTACCTATAGTTATGACTCAGTGGGCCCTCAGAAAGGCTGCTGTAAATTCACATTACTGCTGAGTTCAGTTATGCTGTGGTCTACTGTAACTTGTTTCCAGTTTTTTCTATAACAGTTTGCTTTAGTTGTGTGTATTAACTGAAACACAGCAGGATGTTGTTTGTTAGCACTGTGCACCTACTCAGTCACAGAAAGGTAGACCATGATCAAGATCAGATCATTTGATGAAGAAACAGATTACAGAATCATACTAAAACGATCAAATTAATGAAAAAAGAGGTTTCATGTTTTACAATGTAGCTcttgtgatgtatttttttttgtctcaacaGGTGATGACTTTGAGTCTTCTTTGCTGAGTTTTGAGAAGCTGGACAGAGCGTCACCAGATCTATGGCCTGAACAATGTAAGTTTGCTTTCTCCCTGCTCTTGtgtcattattttctatttattttacattgttttaatcTTAATTCACCTGTAATCTCTCACACAGTACCTGGAGTTGCAGAATTTGCTGCATCTTGTAAAAATGTGAGTTGAATTCACACTGACTCACTTTGATTTACAAACTGTATATCTAAATAGATTAGACATACTTTGATGTACTGGCCTGATTTATTATAAGGCCAATGTTGTTTCTTACGTCACAGCCCATCACCAACTCTCCCCCTAAATGGATGGCTGAACTAGAGAGTGAGGACATTGAAATGTTGAAAGGTAATGTACAAAACACTGGAAATCTGTTAGATTGAACAGCTGGTGTTAAACAGGAAGATTGGAGTGAATGTAGCCAGCCTTGACATATAATCCTGTCAAACGGGATAACACTTGGCTAAAACTAGTTGCATGATGCTAAAAGCTTTGATTATGAGTCCTTTTTCCTCTGTAGAGCTGGGCAGTCTGACTACAGCCAACCTGATGGAGAAGGTGAAAGGACTTCAGAACCTCGCTTACCAGCTGGGCTTAGAGGAATGTGAGTaccacaaacaaaacacaccatTTAATTCAGTGCACATACTCACAAAGTAATGCATGTTGATCTGACCATTAAAAAGGCGATATTAAAAAGTTTTCATTTGCTGCCTTTTCTAATCAAACACCTACTTAAATATATGAGTGACAAGtgtttaaatacacaaatacaagcTGTGAAACTGATGAGTGATGTTTTCATgtcaccactagatggtgcttaaaccctttttttgtatgtgtctccAGCAGTAGTTGATTTCTCAGTATTCTTGTGTGATTTCAAtttcaaaacacaaacagactgcAAAtagtttttctatatttatctaAAGACAGAGTATATGTAGAAGTGTGAACTTTGCTATTCAAAATCAACTCTGCACTATGAAATAACATCAGCAAGTTGACATTGAGGTCTTAAAATAATGGATTTAGGTCAATCTTATTAAATTGGAAAAAGGTAAGAAACAAGGGCATGCCAACAGAAGCCCATACAACAAGTGCTCAAGCATTTGATGGATGCCAAATCTAGTTTTTAATCCATTCCCCTCTTACTACCTCCATTGTCATAATCCTTGTGGAGTGTGGATTAGAGAGATGTAGCTAAGTGCTCATATTTTCCCTAAGAGAAAAATGGGTATTTATTTTTCCAGTGAAAAAGCAAACAGGCAATGAGGACTTGTGGTATAGACCCACCCTGTTAACGGGATGACATTTTCAGTTAATGTCAGTTAAATATAACCAACCTGCCGGTACATAAAGACAGATTATTATGATGTAGAGTTTAAAGAGTAGAAATGTTGCACAGCAGCCTGCCAGCCCTTTTGGCTTGTAATGAACTCAATGCTTTGTAGATTTCCAGAAAGACAACACAGCCTCATGAAACAAATTAAGCTAAACATAAATTGGAAAGGTTTTCATCAAAAGTGATAGATGCACATGTGGAAACTTTTTCGTTATCAAAAGAGATCATCAGGTTTTAGGCAGGAGAGTTGACTCACATTTAACTCAATAAAATGTTGCAGCAGTGGttcaaatacacaaatagatacatagaataTGTACCATATGCAGAAATCACGAAAGCTTAGAGAGCAGTAATTCATATTAAAAGGCTAAAGAAAGTGTAGATTGTGTAGTCATGTGCTGACAATTTGCATAGACCACAAGTTGCAAATTAATTTTACTCTAAAAAGTGTCTAATCTTCCTGACTTCCCTAAACCTGCAAAAGCATGTAATCTGGCTGGTATAAAGATGTTAGCTGTCATAGGTGGAGGACTGCAGGATTTGCAATCATGTCATGTACCCCGGGATGACGGGACACAATGGTTATTATTGGTGTCGGAGCAGCCCTGTAATGGGTGCCTGTTTAATGCTCTCTGGTTtaattttctccttttcctgGCTGTCAGGGGAGGCCTCGTAAATCTCAGCTactttttcatcatgtttgtgcaCTCTTCAGTACCCGTAAACGAGACTCCACAGAGGCACGGCAGAGTGAGGGCAGGGGACAGGATTTACTGCCCCTCCCCCTTCAACATGTGGACCATTAAAGAGGAAGCTGGTTAATGGGCAGAGCACAATCAAGCAGTAAAAACTCACCTACTCGACTGCAGTGAGAAAGCAGACCTGAACCCAACATTAATACAAGAACAGCATTCCCCACGTCTCTACAATACACCTGCAGTGCTCGTGTTGATTTCTGTCCGTGCACTGTGCTTGCACATATGTGTTAACATGGATGTGAGGGGAGGATGCAACACGCCCTTtatgcccccctcccctccccactaGCACCCCCAGCACTGGCTGTGTGACGCTGGGCCCGGTCTAGTCCCAGCGGGACTTGACGCGTGCCTCTTCCTCAGGCCCCAGCTGTTACTCCGCCCTATGATGAATGCTGCTGTCTCGGGTCGCTGAGCGTGGGCATCAAGCCCCAGGTCTCTGGGGAGAGCTGAGGACTCTGATAAGTGCTGTTATTGGAGGTAATTGAAAGCTGAGTGTTCCTTTGGGATGCACTGGAGGGCCTCGGCTACTGAGACGGCTGGTAACATGGCTGCAGGAGTCGGTGATGGTGCTCTATCATACTTGTGGGCTCAAGGCTACTGACCTGCATTTAACACTTACCTTGCTAAGATAGGTTGTTAATTAAGAATGTTTTTTACAGTAGAATCTGCTCATAATTATGATTTGTCTCAAGTTGCAGTCTATGCACcgtattcattattttatcttgAACTACAgtaaacatttcacaaaatacaaagaaaattgAGAATTTCACTCATTAAGGAGCTTGGTTAATTCTGACTATGTGATGATATTTTCAGGGTAATTGTTACTGGAGATATGAAcgtataaaacattttctttggtCTTTTGACACAAATAAGAAGCCAAACACTTGGAAAGGTGAAATGGAAAAGGTGACATTTATTCCTGCAACAAACAAAACCTTCTATATCTAGTATATTCTGGGTATTTGACCACCTGTTGTCTCTCGTTTAGCGCCCCTCTCCCCCAGCCACAATACCACCTGGCGTAGACCCAGGCTGACCCCTGTTGCGTGTGCCTGTGTGAAGGTGAGACTGAAGGTCGCCCTGACCTGGCAGCTCCTAATGGGCCCTCattcaccacctcctcctcaccctcagGATCAATCTCCGGCCTATTAGAAGCGTGCCGCTCCTGAATATGATTGCATTCACTGGGCCCCACTGGTGCTAATGTGCCTCCATCAATCCATCAGGGCGGGCTGACCGCAGGGCGGGCGGTTATGAAGTGCCTGTGCTGACAGCCGCTGAATGAAGAACAGGGGATgctaccctccttcctcctcctcatcacctCCTTTACTCTGCTGTGCTCATCTTTTCACCTCTACCCGGCTTCTCCACAGGCCCAAAGTAGCGATGAATAGCAGTGTTGTGGTGCGTCTCCTTGAGCAGAAAGGCTGTTGGAAGTTATGCTAGAGAATTTCAAACATTATCAAAGCCAGTAACATTGAGCCTAATATGAATCGTTCTCTCAAACTGGTAGAGTTAGCCATCAAATGTATTGGGCATGCTATTTCATAATAGCCCTGCTACTTCTAGTCATGGTCTATTGTTGTAAAATCTTTAGTAGTTCCgaacacattttcacaacagAATGACACGAGTATCTCCCTCCACGGTGTAGCAGGTTGCAGCTGTATCTGATAGAGCTTGTCCATATCTTAaacagcatcagtgttagagctgTGTTACAGGAAAGGGAGGCAGAgcttaacacacagacacacacacacacaaacacacactgtcacacaccgCTCCTCAGTtctgcctgcctgctgcctccctGAGCAGATCAGAAATGACACCTCATTTCCATAAAGGCATTAGGAATTCATTGGATTTTCTTTCCCAGCTAATCATAGTGCGGGTGTAAAACCTTTTAGGCtttttaatgaatgattttTGACTGATTGCCTATTAATAAGGACACCTCTTGAACAGGCATTGGCTGGGGCAGGGGTTGGGAGGTgcagatgtgtttgttttggtgtgttaatgtgtgtgtgtgtatgtgtgtgtgtgtgtgtgtcagccagGCGAAAATGCAttggaaaaggaggaggaagagaggaggggtgggCTCTCTCGGTTGGGACATAAAGAGGAACCAGTGGCTCCCCTGGGAAATCACAGCTCGTGTCTGCATCTTAAATATCCCTGTGAAGTATCAATAAGTGGGTAATTGAATTTTGAACACAAACATGAGCGTCAGGTGTATGTGGTGCAAGGCGGGGGTGTTCGGGGGTGGGTGGGTAGTGTGgggtggggatggggggggcTGAATCTGTGTGCCTCCAAGTGTTTcagtgcgtgtgtttgtgtgtctcatctcctctgtgtctccctCGTCCCCGGGGAAGAGGGCGGTGAAAGTGGATGTTAAATCCATTAAATAAAGCTTACAGCCCATAATAGCTGAGCAGCACTCGGAGATGGGCAGTGGGGGTCAGATAAGTCCTCTTAACTCTTAATGAAAGTGAATTGGGGCAGTCAGGGCCGGGGTCCAGGACTCCTGTTAACCCAGGTGGTCATCTGTCTTTTAAGCTAACAGGGGTCCAGCGGCTCACTGAGAGTGTGCCACCAAGAGGAGCGGGCGGGGGTGGGTGTCGCAGAGGTGGgggagtgaggggggggggtgcaaaGTGATGATTACTCTCATTTTATACACAGGGGAGTCATGGTGGGGGGCTGGGAGTGGGCTGTGACAATGACACCGAGATCACTCACCGTAAATGAGGGGAAAGTAAGATGTTACACCACCAGCGTTTCCTGCACATTTACATTCCAACCACTCGTTATTTgccaaataaaaatgatttgccAGTGCAGAGCGAGGAAGGATATTGCAGAAACATTCGAGTTGCACCACAGGATTTCCTACAGCATAGCTTTTGACGCTTGGTGTTTTAATTTAGGAAAAAGGGCAACATTTTAAATAGCCACAGGGCATATTTAGCCGTTTGCAGATTTAGGTCAATCTTCATTTTGACAATGCACCTGAACAGTAATCAGGCCAAAATCTACAGCTAGAGGATTACTGGAGCTGAGGGTACAGGAGccttcagcagcagcacatcCTCAGTTATCTGCTCCATACTGGTCTCCTGCCATCAACTGATGACAACCTGGCTGAGCTCAGTTTGTTTGCTTATTtgaaacatataaaaatgatttaaaataaaaagtgaagtcAAGTAATAAGGAATCATGGATTTGGGTTAAGCGATTAAATATAATGTTCTGTGGAGTCTGCATGTGCCCCTCTTCACCATGTTAGACTCTGATGGAATCACCGTCCAGTTAGTGCTAAAGGGTAATTAGATAGCAACAAATCAACAGGGCAAGGAGATGGCCTGCAGAATCCATAAGGTGTCATTTAGTATGGATGGCAGTCGTAACAAGATGCTGATTAACTTAGTGCAAAATTAGTAATTGACCTTTCTAATCAACTAAACAAATCTCTAAGTCCCTCTAATCAGTATTGATCTGCCCTGTTGTATGACAAAGcccatgtgtttatgtgtgtgtgtgtgtgtgtgtgtgtgtgtgtaagggagTGTACAAGTATGTGGGCGTGTGTTCTTGAGGTTCTATAGTCATCTGTCTATGTATTTCTCATGCAGATTTACAAGCATTACAGTGTTTTCTGTTGATAATTAGTCTTCATATAGCTTGTGAcgcaaaaacacatttctttatatatactttgttaaataaaataacttgtacatctacatgtacttttttatcttccttttttaccAGCAGTTTTTCACtgaggacattttgacatgtcacagaaggaaaagcacaggtgtaaataatcaaattaatgatgactgaattccatttagctgctacagtttcagggtcctggtgtTGTGAATTCTGGCTCAACGTCACACTGTCTGACTGTGTGGTTTACTGGGACAGTTGGAGCCATTGTGGATGTTAACCTCTGCCTTTCCTACTATAACTAGTTAAAATGTCTACTGTGACACTAGCCAGTTGCTGCTCTTATTCATAGTCAGTGTTCctactacatacagtacagactaTAAGCATTTAGACATTTACTCATtccacatttccttttttataaagAGAAGAGCCACACATCATAAATTGAGCACTGATTTATGTTTAATTGGGTCTTTAATGTGATGATATCAATGGTATGAGTTTCTATCATGGTAGGGGGAGGCTGCACTGAACCGTAATTAATGAGACGCTCAGCGGGGCAAGGGGGTCTCAGGAGGAGTGGCACATCCCTGATCTGTTTTACAGTTTGGCCTCATCAAGAGACGGGGAAGAGATAACAAAATAGAGGGAAGAATGACACCTTAAAAATCAAAAACTATGAACTGCTCCCCTTTACCTTTCCTGGCACAACTGCTCCTAATAAGAAAGTGACATCAACCTCCTTGTGGTTTTCAGGTCACCATGATGTAATTACTTTCCCTCGCCTAATTCTGATGGCTTCATTTCAATCTGAAGCACCGTCTGGGTGTCCACAGGTCCCTTGATGACTTTGTTTAGGGTGATCTGAAGAGACAGCAAAGTGCAAAATGAATCCATCCCATTCCAATTAGCATCATCTTTAACCTAATGACGGACACCTCAAGGTGACGTGGCCCCCACGCCCAGATTCACCATTATCATTCCACACCGAGCAACTCATCTAAATTACGAACTGTCCTGGCTTTTTCATTAGCCGCCGCGACCAGGAGAGGaggggcgctttcacaccagcACACAGGCTGACAGTAGCCAATTGAGATCCTGATCACATTTCTCTTGCAGGCACTATGAAGGTGGATGACTTTCTGCTTAGTTCAAAATCAGTCTTAACTTTGCTGCTCTGTAGTCTTATATTTTTGTGATTTACAACGTTAGTTAGACGCTGAATAAAGTCACTGAGGTGATTCCAGCTTAGCAGCTCATAAACACTGTAGTGGAGCTGAGAGCCTGATCCTCTTCTTATCTTTAACAAAGAGTAATTACTGTACCTGGATGGCGCCTCTCTGGGGTTTATGATGATGCTGCAGGAAAGTCCCTGCAGTCTCTGTAGTGACACAAGAGTTTGTCTTTTACAGAAAAGCCTCAGTAATGTTTGCTCTCCCAGATAAGACTGGATTCACAAAGAGACTCCAGTGGGGACAATTCAGTTGTAGGACTGTGTGCGGCACTTGTTCACTAGATTCCACCCAGACATCTTCAATATGCCAACATGGAATTACCTGGCTGTTTTCTTTACCCATGTTAACTGTTTAATTAGTACACAAAAAAGTTTTTTGCAGAGCATGTCATGGCAATTCAGTAGGGTGTGGGAGAAGTAGTGGAGCTgtattgaatatatatatatattatatactcaATACCATAATGTGCAACAAAGCAAGTCTGAAGACATCCACTTAATGAATGAGATGTGGTCCCCCcactatgtttttgtttgtttgtgtcaagATTGTTGGGGTATTTCTTGGGTGTagagagacatacagtatgacaGTCAACCATTCAACAAAGTAGAGGTCCAACATtaagttgattaattgatcagctgaatgacagaaaattaatcagcaaatattttcataattaattgtttcagttgtttttttgttgttgttttttttactaattcTGTAGGTCCATCTTCTCAAATGTTATGATTTGCCGTATTTTCATTGCTTGTGCTTTCTGAGAAattgtcctttaaaaaaaaaaaaaaagtgtttcctagactaaatgattaagaGTTATTATAATTCtgtaaaaaagataaaaaaaatatattggcagattaattgataatgaaaagaatCATTAGTTGTAGCCTTACAACAAAGGTCCATAATCTAACACTGCTGTTGATCTGTCAGTTATTTCATACTACATATATTCACACTCTATGTCTCACAGTATTCTGTCTTATCTTGGTGCGTTGCATACACACCAACATTCATGCATGCGTAGCTCTGAGCTCTTGTACTTCACTTCACT
This is a stretch of genomic DNA from Scomber japonicus isolate fScoJap1 chromosome 16, fScoJap1.pri, whole genome shotgun sequence. It encodes these proteins:
- the lin52 gene encoding protein lin-52 homolog, with amino-acid sequence MASPNGGDDFESSLLSFEKLDRASPDLWPEQLPGVAEFAASCKNPITNSPPKWMAELESEDIEMLKELGSLTTANLMEKVKGLQNLAYQLGLEESREMTRGKFLNILERPKK